The Candidatus Margulisiibacteriota bacterium genome contains a region encoding:
- a CDS encoding OmpH family outer membrane protein: MKKLILIALAAVFLAGVSHAAMDTIGYIDVQKVFKEYKETDKAQKELSKDEESFKKEFEDSQKKLADAEKNGKKPEELEKMKKELEEKLAPKRDSLIKKNQEMTGKIQAAILESVKKVSKKVGVDIVLDKQVLIVGGMDITDMVITELNKKK; the protein is encoded by the coding sequence GTGAAAAAGCTAATTTTAATCGCCTTAGCGGCAGTTTTCCTAGCCGGCGTCTCTCATGCCGCCATGGATACTATCGGCTACATTGACGTCCAAAAGGTCTTCAAAGAATACAAGGAAACCGATAAAGCCCAAAAAGAACTGTCAAAGGACGAGGAATCCTTCAAAAAAGAATTTGAAGACAGCCAAAAGAAGCTTGCGGACGCGGAAAAGAACGGCAAGAAACCTGAAGAGCTTGAGAAAATGAAAAAAGAGCTCGAAGAAAAGCTGGCCCCTAAACGGGATTCTCTGATAAAAAAGAATCAGGAAATGACCGGCAAGATCCAGGCCGCCATCCTTGAGTCCGTTAAGAAAGTTTCGAAAAAGGTCGGAGTTGATATCGTCCTTGACAAGCAGGTGCTGATCGTCGGAGGGATGGATATAACCGATATGGTCATTACCGAGCTTAATAAAAAGAAGTGA